AGAATGCTCAATCAGATAGCACTGAATCAACGCGTTGATTCAAATGAAGAAGTTGTTCCTTCTGCAGTTGCTCACTTTGCACCAAATACTATAATTCGAGAAAGATCGAATAATAGTCAAATGTCTCTGCCTCAACGACCGCTTCAACTACCGCTTCAACTACCGATTTCTATGCACGATCAGAATACGCAACAAGACTTAAAAAAATCAGAAAGCGACGTTGCAAATTATAATATAGCTGCAAACAATGGATCTGTGAGTGGAGTCACAGTCTCTATTTCCGGAGAAAGTAATTCTGGAGAATCTACTAGGGCAGTACTAGATTTAGCAGGTATAGGAAGAGATCCTGTGGTAATACAAAATTTTGCATTAGCTTCGCAAACATTACGCTCTTTTTCAGGGTTAAATAGTGCCGCTGGTAACCAGCATGTCGTTATTGTCGACGATGCAAGCCCATTAGGGAGTGTAAGAGAATGTCCAAGTTTTAATGTGCCTATACAAAATCATTCAAGTGATTTGTTCGTTAACGAACGAATGTATGCACAGCCGAAAAATCGCAATTAATTAAATTCATACAAGTTAATGAAACAAAAAACAGGAAGTTAAAAGCTTCCTGTTTTTTCATGTAAATCTAATCAAAAGTAAGTATTAATTGTATGCATGATTTAATGCATCATTTCGTAATCCTTGAACCATCTCTTCATCTTTAAAAAATGAACTAAAAAAGATTCGAAATCGATCTTCTGTGCAGTCTATGATATCGCCAGATTGTAAGAGATCATACGTAAGGCACATTCTTTCATTAAAAGGAATTACACGAACTTTTTTCTGATCCAAAGTAGTTGTTTCAAGTATTTTATTGTCCCCAAGGTACATCATAACATGATCCATACGTGATGATTTTTTTGTTATGGATGTGAAAAATATTAAGTCACCAGGCTTTAAATCTTTACCTTCTTCAATTTTTTCAGATCTTAAAAATTGCTCATGTGACATACGTGGAATCTGCAGGCCATGCGCTAGAAAGCTTAAATTCATTAAAGATGAACAATCAACACTCGATATCGTAAGTAACTCATTTTGAGCACTTCTGCCTCCCCAGCTGTAAGAACTTCCCAAGAATTCCATAGCTTTTGAAATGATGCTTTTTCGTAGATCGTCAATTGATTCTTCAACCGTTGCATTGATGGGATACACGTCGTCATTTTTGATAAAAGCAATTTGGCCATCGGGTAAAACAACTCTCCAAAGATTGCTCTCTTTGTCTAGTTTCTCTCCATTAAGTCTGGTGCCAATTGAAACGGTTTGTAAAATATTTTTAGCTTCATCCAAAAGGTTTGCCAGTAAACTTTTAACCACAAGGTTGTGTACAGGATAGCTGTCAACAGCAAGCGCTTGATCGTGTTCGATCCAACCTGGAAATCCATGCCATCCAAATGGAACTTTGTAAAACTCTTGTTGTGGCGCATTGACCTTCAGCCATTTTTTTGAGTTTTCATCAACATACTCTTCATGAGCAAGAATATGCTCGCCAAGAAGTATTTGTGTGATTTGTAGTGGGTTTATGACATCTGAAGTTGGCAATTTTATATCGCTAGAGTTTGCTTGTGGTTGGGCGCGTAAATCTGCAACCGGAACGCTTAAAATCATTTTTTGTGGATACATTGTTTCGCAGAGCAGTGTGCTGGCAGTGAAAAATAGTAGTGATACAAATATCTTTAATTTATTCATTTTGGTCTCCTTTTTTATAATGTGATCAAGTAAATAATTACATGGTTTTTTATGGGCAAAGCAAGAGTTTGGCATTTTTTAATTAGTCGGTTTCCACTAGCTACTAACTTGTTTAAGCATTCAACTCTGTGCCTAAAGCCGGCACAGGCTCCAAAACGTGCTTGTCCACGCTTTGGGATCGGACATTCAATGGGTTAAAACCCCTTGAAAAACCCCAACGGA
This window of the Candidatus Babeliales bacterium genome carries:
- a CDS encoding NlpC/P60 family protein; this translates as MNKLKIFVSLLFFTASTLLCETMYPQKMILSVPVADLRAQPQANSSDIKLPTSDVINPLQITQILLGEHILAHEEYVDENSKKWLKVNAPQQEFYKVPFGWHGFPGWIEHDQALAVDSYPVHNLVVKSLLANLLDEAKNILQTVSIGTRLNGEKLDKESNLWRVVLPDGQIAFIKNDDVYPINATVEESIDDLRKSIISKAMEFLGSSYSWGGRSAQNELLTISSVDCSSLMNLSFLAHGLQIPRMSHEQFLRSEKIEEGKDLKPGDLIFFTSITKKSSRMDHVMMYLGDNKILETTTLDQKKVRVIPFNERMCLTYDLLQSGDIIDCTEDRFRIFFSSFFKDEEMVQGLRNDALNHAYN